One Pararge aegeria chromosome 4, ilParAegt1.1, whole genome shotgun sequence DNA segment encodes these proteins:
- the LOC120637570 gene encoding protocadherin-16-like, with protein sequence MAAPLLVLAALALSASPAGTQAIQDSRCYLMNGGAVESFFISEDTPVGSIIGTLSVNGDPSAVGGDISLHIQEKNAAVELAAGSKNITLRRALDREEKLGPSSVYVNVRCDRRHTADPSFVVPVSVRVWDVNDNAPAWRGAPYRARVSELAAPGARLLAAPAHDPDQPGPHATVRYSVLPGPASEYVGFQSELDSTVVVKRALDYETLRNFTVRLRAQDGGSPPRYNDTTLSVEVLDADDQNPQFTHEHYTAVVPDNAQDGTVLELSPGPVSAADRDLGINAPVYYSASGDGAALLRLDRDSGALAATPPLLQHALPVTVVLKATQVDNADRYALATVTVRRTAAAGPARAAAANAADAGVRFARRGYAVSVPEDAPPGSVLTALHTRSLHETPLQFYVSERSFLEQFAINGAGEVLLRKPLDYETTERYHYQVMVTDGNSNDTAWINITVQNVNEWEPRFRHAHYEFLLHELPPAGPARVGALHAFDGDRQDSVALHLSGPDAKALFVNAQGEVFVRAEALRALNASVLHVVATAVDSGSPPRQTSVPVSVRIPERLAQAQARPPLLAALACALALLALALLALLAHLCRLRRRRQVKDKSATVAVAPEKSATPAPAASLSAGSAAGGSGSLQSVSAGASSILAASTCSLDRDRAPDKPLDKPLNGSAARQSQRLPARGKVAPASPAPAPGALSDHLHGAAGRSGVAWPSATIPARVKQLSWDDAAPQDGDERRELAEATNAAVSDHMNLTVYF encoded by the exons ATGGCCGCGCCGCTGCTGGTGCTGGCGGCGCTCGCGCTCTCTGCGTCGCCGGCGGGCACGCAAG CTATTCAGGATAGTCGATGTTACTTGATGAACGGTGGTGCTGTAGAGAGCTTTTTCATAAGTGAAGACACACCAGTAGGCAGTATTATAG GTACACTAAGCGTGAATGGCGACCCCAGCGCGGTGGGCGGTGACATCTCGCTGCACATCCAGGAGAAGAACGCCGCGGTGGAGTTGGCGGCGGGCTCCAAGAACATCACCCTGCGGAGAGCGCTGGACCGCGAGGAGAAGCTCGGACCCTCCAGCGTGTACGTCAACGTGCGCTGCGACCGGCGGCACACCGCTGATCCC AGCTTCGTGGTGCCGGTGTCGGTGCGCGTATGGGACGTGAACGACAACGCGCCGGCGTGGCGCGGCGCACCGTACCGCGCGCGCGTGTCGGAGCTGGCGGCGCCGGGCGCGCGGCTGCTGGCGGCACCGGCGCACGACCCCGACCAGCCCGGCCCGCACGCCACCGTGCGCTACTCCGTGCTGCCGGGCCCCGCCTCG GAGTACGTGGGGTTTCAAAGCGAGCTGGACAGCACGGTGGTGGTGAAGCGTGCGCTAGACTACGAGACGCTGCGCAACTTCACGGTGCGCCTGCGCGCGCAGGACGGGGGCTCCCCGCCGCGCTACAACGACACCACGCTGAGCGTGGAGGTGTTGGACGCGGACGACCAGAACCCGCAGTTCACGCACGAGCACTACACCGCCGTCGTCCCGGACAATGCGCAAGAC GGCACGGTCCTGGAGCTGTCCCCGGGGCCCGTGTCCGCGGCCGACCGCGACCTGGGCATCAACGCGCCCGTGTACTACAGCGCCAGCGGCGACGGCGCGGCGCTGCTGCGCCTGGACCGCGACAGCGGCGCCCTGGCCGCCACGCCGCCGCTGCTGCAGCACGCGCTGCCCGTCACTGTGGTGCTGAAG GCGACTCAAGTGGACAACGCTGACCGCTACGCTCTAGCGACCGTGACCGTGCGGCGCACCGCAGCCGCAGGCCCGGCTCGCGCTGCGGCGGCGAACGCGGCGGACGCGGGTGTGCGGTTCGCGCGGCGCGGCTACGCGGTGTCGGTGCCGGAGGACGCGCCGCCGGGCAGCGTGCTGACAGCGCTCCACACCCGATCGCTGCACGAG ACGCCGCTGCAGTTCTACGTGTCGGAGCGCAGCTTCTTGGAGCAGTTCGCCATCAACGGCGCGGGCGAAGTGCTGCTGCGCAAGCCGCTGGACTACGAGACGACAGAGCGCTACCACTACCAAGTCATGGTTACGGACGGCAACTCG AACGACACCGCGTGGATCAACATCACCGTGCAGAACGTGAACGAGTGGGAGCCGCGCTTCCGCCACGCGCACTACGAGTTCCTGCTGCACGAGCTGCCGCCGGCCGGACCCGCGCGCGTGGGCGCGCTGCACGCCTTCGACGGCGACCGCCAGGACTCCGTGGCGCTGCACCTCAGCGGCCCGGACGCCAA GGCGCTGTTCGTGAACGCGCAGGGCGAGGTGTTCGTGCGCGCGGAGGCGCTGCGCGCGCTCAACGCGTCCGTGCTGCACGTGGTGGCCACCGCCGTGGACTCGGGCTCGCCGCCGCGCCAG ACGTCGGTGCCGGTGTCGGTGCGCATCCCGGAGCGGCTGGCGCAGGCGCAGGCGCGGCCGCCGCTGTTGGCGGCGCTGGCGTGCGCGCTGGCGCTGCTGGCGCTGGCGCTGCTGGCACTGCTGGCGCACCTGTGCCGCCTCCG ACGCCGAAGGCAAGTGAAAGACAAGAGCGCGACCGTCGCAGTGGCACCGGAAAAGAGCGCGACGCCCGCGCCGGCCGCCAGCCTGTCGGCGGGCAGCGCGGCGGGCGGCAGCGGCTCGCTGCAGAGCGTGTCGGCCGGCGCCAGCAGCATCCTGGCCGCGTCCACCTGCAGCCTGGACCGCGACAGGGCGCCTGACAAGCCGCTCGACAAGCCGCTCA ACGGCAGCGCGGCGCGACAGTCGCAGCGCCTTCCAGCGCGCGGCAAGGTGGCGCCCGCAAgccccgcgcccgcgcccggcGCGCTCAGCGACCACCTGCACGGCGCGGCGGGCCGCTCGGGCGTGGCGTGGCCCAGCGCCACCATCCCCGCGCGCGTCAAGCAGCTGAGCTGGGACGACGCCGCGCCGCAG